Proteins from one Microtus pennsylvanicus isolate mMicPen1 chromosome 7, mMicPen1.hap1, whole genome shotgun sequence genomic window:
- the Cox5b gene encoding cytochrome c oxidase subunit 5B, mitochondrial, translated as MASRLLRGVGALAAQALRARGPHGAVATRSMASRGGGVPTDEEQATGLEREIMIASEKGLDPYNMLPPKAASGTKEDPNLVPSITNKRIVGCICEEDNCTVIWFWLHKGETQRCPSCGTHYKLVPHQLAH; from the exons ATGGCTTCAAGGTTACTTCGCGGAGTGGGCGCTCTGGCGGCTCAGGCCCTGAGGGCCCGCGGGCCCCATGGCGCGGTTGCGACGCGCTCCATGGCTTCTAGAG GTGGTGGTGTTCCTACTGATGAGGAGCAggctacagggctggagagggagatCATGATAGCCTCAGAGAAGGGACTG GATCCATACAATATGCTACCTCCGAAGGCAGCTTCAGGCACCAAGGAAGATCCTAATTTAGTCCCGTCCATCACCAACAAGCGGATAGTGGGCTGCATCT GTGAAGAGGACAACTGTACCGTCATCTGGTTTTGGCTGCATAAAGGCGAGACTCAGCGGTGCCCAAGCTGTGGAACCCATTATAAGCTGGTGCCCCACCAACTGGCCCACTGA